CCCTGCGGCGCCCGGTACAAGATGACGTTGCCCAGGGTAAAAGCGCCGGCGTGTGGGAGTTTCCAGTGATATCCGGCAGCGATCAGAAGCCCGCGGGGGCCGCTGGACACGGCACACCGGGACGCAGCTGCCACCACCAATCCCAACGGCGTGGAGAGGTTGAGGACGTTTGCGATCTGCCGTACGCGCTGCGCGGGAGTCATGAAGCCATGCTAACCCGGTGGTGTATGGCGCGGCACGGGGTATAGACGTCCCCGACGGTGCCACCGTGGTGGATTACGAGGATGAGAAGTACAAAGGCAAGCGGATCACCGCTGCCAACCTGGACCCAGCCAAGCTGGCGGAGTCATCCAGCTCCGAGAGCCCCTTCGAACTGAAAAGGGACGGGGACTTCTACGTCATCTCCATGGGCGGAGTGACCGGCGGTGAAAGCGGCGACTCCTCATCATCCGCCATGGCGAAGTCCATGTTCGACGAAGCGTCTGTGAAATTCACTTTCCCGGGCAAAGTGGTGGAGGCTAAAGGTGCCACAGTTGATGGCAACACGGCCACGTTTGACATGCTTTCCGTCAATGAGTCAGTGGTCCAAGCCAAGGCAGAGGCCAACGCTGGAATTCCGATGTGGATCATCTGGATCCTCGTGGCAGTCCTTGTCATTGCCGCCGCGCTTGTCCTTCTGTTCGTCCTGTTGCGCAAGAGGTCTTCCCGGCAGGAACCGGCGCTCGCCGGTGCAGCTCCGTACGGACAGCCGGGTTATGCAGCCCAGCCGGGTTATCAGGCACAGCAGGTCCAGCCGGGCCAGGAGGGCTACCAGTCCCAGCCCCAACCGCCGGCCCAGCGCCCCCAGCAGGACTGGGCAGGGCAAGGTTACACTCCGGGTGCGCCGGCTCAGCAGCCCGCCCCACCGCCGGGCCAAACGCACGGCGACGGCCCGGTACCTCCGCCGCCGCCGGCACCGCCCGCTTCCGGCGCCTAGGCGCTGCCGGATTTCTGGGACAGCTACTGCCCCTCAGCGGTTCCCGCCGGGTCATGGGCTGTACAAATTCGCGGCGGTTAAATCCCGACTGTGAGGTTCAACTAGACTGAAGGGTAGTGCCTGCCGTCCGCGGCGAGCACTACCCTTTCGTTTTGCAGGCCTGCCTTGCCAGGCCGTTCCCTACTCGTAGCTAAGAACAGTAGATGACTGACACTTTGCCAGGCGCTGCCATCCCGAATCCGCTGGATGAAGCCGCCATCACCGCCGCCGTCGAGGACGCCATTGCTGCTATTGCGGCTGCTTCCTCCCTTGAAGAACTCAAGGCTGTCCGCCTCGCCCACACCGGTGAGAAGTCGCCGCTGAGCTTGGCCAACCGTGAAATCGGTGGCCTCGCCAAGGAACACAAGGCTGCCGCCGGCAAGCTCATGGGTTCATCCCGTGGCCGGGTCAACCAGGCGCTCGCAGCCCGGACCCAGGTTCTCGAAGCCGAGAACGACGCCCGCATTCTGGTGGAGGAAACTGTGGATGTCACGGCGGGTCCGCGTCGTCGGCGTGCCGGTGCACGGCACCCACTGTCCACGCTGCAGGATCGCGTCTCGGACATCTTTGTTGGCATGGGTTGGGAAATCGCCGAAGGCCCCGAGGTGGAGTCCGAGTGGTTCAACTTTGATGCCCTGAACTTCAAGCCGGACCACCCGGCGCGCGAAATGCAGGACACGTTCTTCGTGGAGCCACCCGAAGCCCACTTGCTGATGCGCACGCACACGTCCCCGGTGCAGGTTCGTTCCATGCTGGAACGCGAAGTGCCCATCTATGTTCTGTGCCCGGGCAAGGTGTTCCGCACCGATGAACTCGATGCCACGCACACGCCTGTCTTCCACCAGTTCGAAGGGCTGGCGATCGACAAGAACCTCAGCATGGCGGACCTCCGTGGAACGCTGGAGCACTTCGCCCGCCAGATGTTCGGCGACGACGCCTCCATCCGCCTGCGGCCCAACTACTTCCCGTTCACCGAGCCGTCCGCGGAGCTCGACATCTGGCACCCGGGTGCCAAGGGCGGTCCGCGGTGGATCGAGTGGGGCGGCTGCGGCATGGTCAACCCCAACGTCCTCCGGGCAGCCGGCATCGATCCGGACATCTATTCAGGTTTTGCCTTCGGTATGGGCATAGAGCGCACGCTCATGTTCCGCAATGAGGTCGGCGATATGCGCGACATGATCGAAGGCGACGTACGTTTCAGCGAGCACTTCGGGATGGAGATCTAACAGTGCGTATCCCACTTTCCTGGCTGCGTGAATTCGCGCAGGTTCCGGCCGATGCAACGGCCGAAGACGTCATGGCTGACCTGGTCAAGGTTGGTTTCGAAGAAGAAGAAGTCCACCGTCCCACGGATGAGCTGACGGGTCCCGTTGTGGTTGGCCAGGTTCTGAGCCTGGTCAAGGAGCCGCAGACCAATGGCAAGACCATCAACTGGTGCCAGGTCCGCGTGGTTCCCGAGGGCCAGGAGCAGACCCTTACCGGCGAGGGCATTGATCCTTCCGGCGTGCAGGGCATCATTTGCGGTGCCCACAACTTTGTTGAGGGCGACAAGGTTGTTGTCACCCTGCCGGGCGCCGTTCTGCCCGGAAACTTCCAGATCTCGGCGCGGAAGACCTACGGTCACCTGTCCGCGGGCATGATCGCTTCCGTCCGTGAGCTGGGTATCGGCGATGATCACGACGGCATCCTGGTGCTCTCGCGCATCGGACTGGACCCGGAAATCGGCTCAGACGCGATGGAACTGCTGGGTCTGTACGACCAAGCAGCCGAAATCAACGTCACCCCGGACCGCGGGTATGCCTTCTCCATCCGCGGTGTGGCCCGCGAGTACGCCCACGCTACCGGAACGTCGTTCACGGACCCCGCGTCCAAGGTCAACGCACCGGCTTCCCTGCAGGGCGGCTACGGCGTCAAGCTCAACGACGACGCGCCCATCTACGGCAAGCCCGGATGCGACCGCTTTGTGGCCCGCACAGTCCGTGGCGTGGATGCTTCCCGTCCCACACCGCCGTGGATGTCCTCCCGCCTTCGCCTGGCCGGGGTCCGCTCCATCTCGCTGCCGGTGGATATTTCCAACTACGTGATGCTTGAGTTGGGCCAGCCCAACCACTGCTACGACCTGGACAAGCTCTCGGGCGACATCGTGGTTCGTCGTGCGGTGGCCGGTGAGAAGATCACCACGCTCGATGACAAAGAGCGCACGCTTGACGTCGAAGATCTCCTGATCACGGATGACTCGGGTGCTATTGGCATTGCAGGCGTCATGGGCGGTGCACACACCGAGGTGTCCGATTCCACCACGAACATCCTGGTGGAAGCCGCGCACTTCGATGAGGTCTCCATCGCCCGGTCCCGTCGCCGGCACAAGCTGCCGTCCGAAGCTTCCAAGCGCTTCGAGCGCGGTGTTGATTGGCACGTTGCCAACATCGCTGCGCAGCGCGTCGTTGACCTCCTGGTGGAACTTGCCGGGGGTACGGCAGACGAGGCCGGGACCGACGTCGGAACCCCTCCTGAGGCTGTCACCATTGAACTGCCCGCCGAGTTCGCCGCCGCCCGGATCGGCATCGATTTCACCGAAGAGCAGATCACCACATCCTTGGTGGACCTGGGTGCAACTGTGGAGAAGACGTCGTCGGGTTACGTTGTGACCGCTCCGAGCTGGCGCAATGACCTCGAAACCAAGGAAGACCTCTCCGAGGAAATCGCCCGGCTGGTGGGCTACGACAACATCCCTTCAACGCTTCCGGTGGCGCCTCCGGGCCGTGGTTTGAGCCGCAGCCAGCAGCAAAAGCGCCGGGTAGTCCAGGCTTTGGCTGATGCAGGACTCACAGAGGTGTTGTCCTACCCGTTTGTCTCCAAGGCCGCCAACGACACCTTTGGCGTTCCAGCTGAAGGTGAAGCCCGGCCGGCCCTCAAGCTGGCGAACCCCATTAGCGAGGAACAGGGATACCTCCGGACGTCCATCTTGCCGGGCCTTATAGAGGTAGCCCGCCGCAACCACTCACGTGGTTTCCGCGATTTGGCTGTGTACGAGGCAGGTTTGGTGTTCCTCCCGGGCGAAACCCTGGGCGCGGATTCCATCCCGCCGCTGGGCGTCAAGCCTTCCGATGAGGTTCTGGATGCACTGTACGACGGCGTCCCGCACCAGCCATTGCACATCGCCGCTGTCCTGACCGGACATGATTCACCGGCCGCTGCGACGCACACGCCTCGGGCGTGGGATTGGGCAGACGCTGTTGACGTGGCACGCCTGATCGCCGATGTTCTGGGCGTGGAATTGGTTGTCAGCCAGGGAAGCCACCAGGCGTTCCACCCTGGCCGTGCAGCTCAGCTCTCGCTGCGCAACGGCGACGTAGTGGGCTACGCCGGCGAGCTCCACCCGAAGTTGCTGGCTGCGCACGACATGCCTGCCCGCTCCGTGGCGCTTGAGGTGAATGTGGAAGCGTTGTTCGAAGCTGCTGCTGACGTGATCGTGGCCAAGCACATCTCCGGATTCCCTGTTGCGACGCAGGACGTCGCCTTGGTTGTCCCGCAGGATGTGCCGGCAGACCAGGTTCTGGCAGCGCTGCGTGAAGGCGCAGGCGAGCTTCTCGAAGACGTTGCGCTGTTCGATGTCTACGCGGGTCCCGGCATTGAGGAGGGCAAGAAGTCGCTCGCCTTTGGCCTGCGTTTCCGCGCCGATGACCGTACTCTGACTGCGGATGAGGCATCCGAAGCCCGCGCTGCAGCCGTTGCTGTTGCAGCCGAGCGCTTCGGAGCTGTGCAGCGCTGATATTGCTCGCGATTGATCATCCCCGGAACCATATGGTTCCGGGGATTTTCTTTTATCGAGATTGAACTCCCAGCATCTTGACAGACTATTCATGCGTGTATGACAGTTTTGTCATGCACATGTGAAACATGTGTATCACATCCCTCGCACGGTTCCATAAGAGCCGTCCTTTGAAAGGTACCCATGAAGAAGCAGAACGTTGCTTTGCTTGTCGGGGCAGCAGTAATGGTCCTGACGTCCTCGTTTGGTGGAGCTGCAGTGGCGTCAGGGTCGACGCCCCAAGTAACCGCTGCCGAGGTTCAGCCCGTAGGGCACACGGTGGACAAGACGAAGACGTCGGGCTCAGCCGCATCCCCTCTGGCCGACAAGTACACCATTGCCGCACCCACCAAGAATGGCGGCGCTTCCACGGACTCAGTCATCGGCGCCGATGGCCGGGTAAGAATCACCAACACCACGGCAGCCCCCAATCGCTCCATCGTGCAGATTGAGTTCAACGGCGGCTACATCTGCTCCGGCGCGCTGATCTCCGATGACACCGTGCTGACGGCTGGACACTGTGTCCATGAGGGCGGCACCGGCTCCGAGGCCGACTACTCCTGGGGCGTCAAAGTTGCCCCAGGTCGTAATGGTTCAACCGACCCCTACGGCACATGCGGTGCAACGGAGATCTTCACGGACCAGCGCTGGATCGACTCGGCGAACACCAACGCCGACTGGGGCGTCATCAAGCTCGACTGCACTATCGGCAACACCACCGGCTGGCTCAACTACACCGGTACCACCGCCAGCCTGAATGGAACCAGCACCACAGTGCGCGGCTATCCGGGAGACAAGGCATTCGGCACCATGTGGTCCATGACCGGACCCATCGAGAGCACGCAGGCGGAAAAGGTGTTCTACAAGATGGACACTTATGGTGGCCAGAGTGGTGCCCCTGTCTACAACAATTCCACCACCATCGTTGCCATCCACACCAACGGTGGCAGCTCCAACTCAGGCACCCGCATCACGCCTACGCTGGCGAACTACCTGACCTCGGTGAAATAGCCCAGCTGAGTTAACCCGCCAACAAGTGTTCCCCGCAGTGTGATCCTGACTGCGGGGAACACGTACGTCCGAGGGTGGGGCGCGGGAGAAGCGGCTACAGTTTGCTGGGGAGAAAACCGGAGAGGAGGTCGGGATGGACAGCCCGGTGCTTGAGCTGCGCGAACTCCATCTTGTGCCTACCCCTGGTGCCAGCTTTAAGGGTCTCGGTGAACCAGCCCAGAAACGCGCACTCCGTTTCGCCAACGCCAAGGACCGGGAAGAATTCGTTGCCGGCCGGCTCGCTCTCCAGCGCTTCGCCGCCGCGCTCCTCGACTTGGACCCTGCCCGGCTGGTGCCGAACTATCACTGCCCGCAGTGCGGCCCCCGCCAGGACCACGGTCGCCCTGGGTTCATGCTCGACGGCGGTCCGGCACCTTTGGTGCTGAGCGCGTCCCGGGCGTCGGGCTGGGTGCTGCTGGCCGGCGTCGTACATCCAGCGGATGGCCTCCGGCTGGGAGTGGACCTTGAAGTGGTCGGCCAAGCAGCGTTCGAAGGTTTTGACGATGTCGCATTGACCGTAAACGAGAGAAACTTTATAGCGTCCACCCCGCCCCGGGATCGATCCAGCCAACGCGCCCGGCTGTGGGCGCGCAAAGAAGCCTGGCTGAAAATGACCGGTGAAGGTTTGAGGCACAATCCCGCGGAGCTGGATGTGCTGGACCGTCCTGGCCTGCGGGACATTACGGGCGCTGAAATTCCTGACGGGCTCGTCGCAGCCCTGGCTATCGGCTGAGGATTACGGAAGCGCGGGCAGCGCGGACTGGTAGAGCCACGGCCGAAGAATCGAGGCAGCATCGAAACCCGGTATGAACGAATCTGCAGCTACTACAAAGGATTCTGTTGATACTGATCCGTGCCTGTTCAAGGCAGTCCAGTGCTGAAGGAAACCAAAGAACGCCTCGTCCCCGGCTGCCATCCGCACAGCGTGAACGGCCAGGGCACCCCGCTTGTAGACGCGGTCATCGAACATCAGCTCGGGACCGGGATCGCCTACCAGCAGATCCTGGGGACCGGCGCTAAGCCTCTTCCACGCGGCCGTTGCCCGCGCGGACACCGTCATGGTGCGGGATTCTTCTGACCACAACCACTCCGCGTAGCAGGCGAAGCCCTCGTGCAGCCAAATATCCTTCCAGCTGGTGACCGTGAGGGAATTACCAAACCACTGGTGGGAAAGCTCGTGGGCGATCAGACGCTGGGCATCCCAGGTATCACGCATATGGTTTCGGCCGAAGATGGAGACGGTTTGGGCTTCGAGAGGAATTTCCAGTTCGTCCTCGGTCACCACTGAGGTGTAGTCGGCGAATGGGTACGGCCCGAAGCAATCCTCAAAGGTGCGCATCATGTCCGGCTGGCGCCGCAGGCCTTGAAGAGCATCCACGGCCAACTCGGGCGTGACTGCGACGAACTGCGGCACCCTGTGATGGGTGTCGTCCACGTGCAGCGGAACCTTGGCGTAGCGCCCGATCTGCACTGTGGCCAGGTACGTCGCCATGGGCTCAGCCTGCTCGTAGACCCAGGTTTCCCTGCTCGACTTGCGCGAGTGGGAGATCAGCCTGCCGTTGCACACGGGACGGTAGTTGTCGTCAGTGGTCACGGAGATGAAGAAGCTTGATTTGTAGCGCGGATGATCATTGCAGGGGAACCAGGACGCCGCGCCGTTGGGCTGTCCGGCCACCAGGACGCCGTCGTTGAGTTCCTCCCAACCCACATCGCCCCAGAGGCCGCGGCGCGGCTGCGGATTGCCGTCGTAGCGGATCTCGAGGGAGAACTGCTGGCCCGCCTTGAGCGGTGACGCGGGGTTAAGCACCAGGTGTTCGGCCCGGTGGCTGAACTTCTGCAGCTTCTTGCCGTCCAGCTGAACCTTGCTGGCCCGCAGGCCCACCAGGTCAAGAACAATCTGCGGCGTAGCTTCCAAGGCTGTGCAACGCAGGACCGCCTTGCCGATCAGCTTGTTGCTGCCCAGCCTGACATCGAGGTCCAACTCGTACCTGTCCACGCGGTAGGCGCTGCTGCCGTGGTTCAAGGCGTAGGGGTCGGCTTCGGTCGTGGGAGTGGTGATTGGTGCGGCCATATCCGTCCAATCTACTTCAGGCGCGGCGCTTGTGCCGACGGACCCACCCAGGGGCTCACCGGGTTGCCCATCCAATACGAACCGGCCGGGACGGTTTCGCCGCGCATGACCAACGACGCCGGGCCAACGGTTCCGCCGTTGCCGATACTGGCCGCGGGGAGGATGACGCCATGCGGACCCATGGTGGCTCCGTTACCGAGCGTGACGGTGTCAAGGCTCATGACACGGTCGTGGAAGAGGTGTGTTTGGACCACGCAACCACGGTTGACGGTGGAATTCTCACCGAGGGTCACGAGGTCGGCTTCGGGGAGCCAGTAACTTTCGCACCAGGTGCCGCGGCCGATTTTCGCGCCAAGTCCGCGCAACCACCACACCAAGGCAGGAGTTCCTGCAGCAGAGCGCGCAAACCACGGGGCGCTCACCATCTCGATGAAAGTATCCACCACCTCGTTGCGCCAAATGAAGGAGCTCCACAACGGGTGCTCGCCGGCCCGGATGGTCCCCACCAGAACCCATTTGGCCACGATCGAACTCAGTGCAGCTACGGCCCCTGCTGCCAGCATCACCACACCACCAAGGACGGCTGCCAGCCAGTAGCCCCATCCGCTCGCTATCCAGTCCAGCACCAGCATGACACTGAGGGCGATGGCGACCGTCAGGATGACAGGCACCAAACGGCACAGTTCCCACAAGGCCCGCGCAATCTTGAGCCTGCGGGGAGGCTGGAACGTGCGGGTTTGGTCAGCGGCCACCGCGGTGCGGCGCAGCCTGACGGGCGGGCTGCCCAGCCAGGAGGTGCCTGACTTTGCTTTGGCCGGGGTGGCGGACAGTACCGCAACAAGGGAGTTCTTGGGCACGTTTCGTCCCGCAGCGGTCATGCCCGAGTTGCCAAGGAAGGAGCGTTTCCCTATTTTGGCTGGAGCAATCTTCATCCAGCCTCCACCGAGCTCGTAGGAGGCCACCATGGTGTCGTCAGCCAGGAAGGCGCCGTCGCCGATGGTGGTCATTTTCGGAACAAGCAGCACCGTGGAGGCTTCCACGTTTTTCCCAACTTTGGCCCCGAGGAGGCGCAGCCACATCGGTGTGAAAAGGCTGGCGTAGACCGGGAAGAGAAGGTCCCGGGCCATGTCCAGAAGGCGTTCCGTGGCCCAAACCTGCCAGCCAACGCGGCTGCGGACCCGGTAGTAGCCCTCTTGTAGGCCCAAGCCCAGGAGCCGGGCAACTACCAGGATGAGAATCAGGTTGCCGAAGAACCACACCAGGGCGGCCAGCGGGACAGCCAGGGCAATCTGTGGAAGTGCTGTTTGCAGCGATTCGTTGCCTTGGATAAAGGCCAGGATCACCAGCGCGCCGGCGAATGCGGAGATATAGGGAATGAGGGCCAGCAGAGCCGAAGCGCTGGCGAAGGCGATCAACCAGAACCGGTCAACCACGGACCGCCGGCTGACGGTTTTCGGCCATTCGTGCTTGGCTTTACCACGGCGCTCCGCGGGGGAGCCGGCCACGAGATGTCCGGCTTTCACTTTGCCCAGCACGGCCGATCCAGCATCGACGTGGGCACCGGCCCCAATGGTCGCTCCGGGCATCAGGGTGCTTCGTGCTCCCACAACGGCACCAGCTCCCACATGGATTTGTCCGATGTGGACGGAATCCCCGTCCACCCACCAGCCGGAAAGGTCCACTTCGGGCTCAATGTTGGCTCCGCTGCCCAAAGACAACAGGCCGGTGACCGGGGGCAAAGAGTGCAGGTGGACGTCCTTGCCGATCTTGGCACCAAGAGCGCGTGCGTAGTAGGGGACGAAGGGAGCACTGGCCAGGCCTATGGCACCGGAAAGGTCTTGAATTTGCTCGGCGAGCCAGAGCCGCAGGTGAGTCTTCCCGGAACGCGGATAGGTGCCGGGCTGGATCTTGCCAAGCAGCACCTTGGCTGCAACCACTGAGATTGTCATCCGCCCCAAGGGGCTGACAAAGATGAGCCAGGATACTGCGATCCACCACCAGGACACCACGGGTGCTGCAGCAAAGCCGGCAAAGTCCGCCAGCAGCTTGTTTGCAGCCATCAGGTAGGTCAGCCACCGCATGCCCACCAGGATGTGCAATGGCACGCCCATCAGCACCTGGAATATTTGCGACTTCAACGCAGTAGGGCGGACGGTGCGCTCAGCAGCGGGCCCCGGCAGGCCGCCGTCGGGGAGTGATTGCCGTGCGGCCTCGATCAGCGCGCCGACGCGCGGCGTGGCATAGATATCAGCCACGGTGATGGTGGGGTAGCGGACGCGAAGGGCGGAAACGAGTTGGGCTGCAGCCAGGGATCCGCCCCCGTAGACGAAGAAGTCAGCGTCGAGCGAGCTGACCGGGGTGCCCAGTACCGCCTCCCACTGTTCTACAACCCAGCGTGCGTCATCTGGAAGGTTCAGCGGCGCGTTGCCGGCCTCGGTGGCGCCCGCTCCTGCAAGTGGCCAGGGGAGTGCGTGGCGGTCAACTTTGCCGCTGGTCTTGGTGGGGAGCGAATCCACCACGGTCAGCAACGGGATCAACGCGGCAGGGAGGCTCTCGCCCAGGAGCCGGCGTGCCTCCTCCATGGACACTTCATGACCGTCAGCGGGGGCCAGGTATCCAACAAGGATCTGATTACCGGCCGCCGTCGTCTGCACGGCCGCAGCGGCACCGGCAACGCCAGGCAAGGACTGAAGCGCTGCATCTACTTCGCCCAGTTCGATCCGTCGCCCGCCTAGCTTGACCTGTTCATCGGCCCGGCCCATGAAGATCAAGCCTTCCGCTTCGAAACGCACCAGGTCACCGGAGCGGTAAGCGCGGTCCCATCCCAGCGAGGTCATGGGAGCGTACTTCTCTGCGTCCTTGGCGGGATCGAGGTAGCGGGCCAGTCCCACGCCGCCGATGATCAGTTCCCCGATCTCGCCTTCAGCCACCGGAACGCCCTGCGGATCGACGACGGCGAGGTCCCAACCATCCAGGGGCAAGCCGATCCGCACGGGGCCAGGTCCGCCAAGGGGAGCAGCGCAGGCAACGACAGTCGCCTCAGTTGGGCCGTAGGTGTTCCAGACCTCGCGGCCGTCCACGGCGAGGCGTTCGGCCAGCTCGGGCGGGCACGCTTCGCCGCCGAAGATGAGGAGTCGGACGTTTTCCAGCGCTTCAGCCGGCCACAGAGCCGCAAGGGTGGGCACCGTGGACACGATGGTGATCCCATGGTTGATGAGCCACGGCCCCAGATCCATGCCGGTCCGAACCAGGGCTCGTGGTGCGGGTACCAGGCAAGCTCCGTGACGCCACGCCAACCACATCTCTTCGCACGAGGCATCGAAGGCTACGGACAGGCCGGCAAGCACCCGGTCCTGGGGTCCAATGGGTTCAGCCTGGAGGAAGATCCGGGCTTCGGCATCGACGAACGCGGCCGAGGAACGGTGCTTAACGGCCACGCCCTTGGGAGTGCCGGTAGATCCGGAGGTGAAGATAATCCAGGAATCGTCGTCCAGCCCGGGCTTGGTCGCTGTGGAAACAGGCTCCTGTGCCCTTCCGGATAGCTGGATCTCCAAGCCGGCGGCGATGACTGCCCCCACCTTGGCCTCTCCGAACACCAGGCGGGCACGCTCATCGGGGTCGTCGGCATCCACGGGAACGTAGGCGGCGCCGGCCATCAGGATTCCCAAGATGGCGATGTAGAGTTCGTTGGTTCCGGAGGGGATCCGGACGCCGATCTTGTCTCCCCGTCCAAGCCCTAAAGTGTTCAACCGTGCGGCGAAAGCCTTGACTGCCTTCAGCAGCTCGGTATAGCTCAAAGACTTATGGCCGTCATCCAGCGCCGAGGCCTCGGGGAAGGACTCAGTGGTCTCTTCCAGGATGTCCACGAGGGTCCGCCCGGCGGGTGCTGCGGTGCCGCCCGGGAACTGGGGGCGATAAGTGGTCAAGGCAGGCGCCGGCCCGGCTCCCACGGGATGTTCTGTACTCACGGGCACAGCTTTTCGCAGGAAGGTGAACAACAGGTGTCAGACGTTTCCTGCACGTCACATGGTGTTGTACTGCTGTTCGCCTGTAGATAACCGGTTGTTAGGGAGCCGGGCATGGCAGTCAGGGCACCAAGAGCACTTTGCCGGTGGTGCGGCGGCCTTCAAGGTCCCTGTGTGCCTGGGCTGCCTCTGCCAGTGGGTACGTAGCGCCCACCCTGACTGCGAGGGTGCCGTTGGCAGCGGCGTCGAAAATTTCCGCTGAGCGCCACCGGCGTTCCTGGGCATTCTGGACGAAGTGCGCCATGGTGGGCCTAGTGAGCGTTAGCGAACCCGCGGCGTTCAATCGCTGGGGATCAAATGGCGGTACCGGGCCGGAGGCTGCGCCGAAGAGCACCATGGCGCCTCGGATCCGCAGGCTCTTCAGGGAGTCGTCGAACGTGTCCTTGCCGACTCCGTCGTACACCACGTTGACGCCCTGGCCATCGGTGAGTTCGCGGACCTTGTCAGCGAAGCCCTCGTAACGGAGCACTTCATCGGCGCCGGCCAGTGAGGACAGCTCCGCTTTTTCGTCCGAGGAGACGGTGGTGATGACGCGGGCTCCGCGGGCCTTCAGGAGTTGCGTCAACAGCAGGCCAACGCCACCTGCGCCGGCGTGAAGCAGAACGGTGTGGCCCGGCTCTACACGGAACGATGAGTTCATCAGGTAGTGCGCGGTGATGCCCTGCAGCGGCAGGGCTGCTGCCGTGTGATCGTCGACGCCGTCAGGTACCGGAAGTGCCTTGCTCGCCTCCACGATGGC
The sequence above is a segment of the Arthrobacter sp. StoSoilB22 genome. Coding sequences within it:
- a CDS encoding Pls/PosA family non-ribosomal peptide synthetase, producing MSTEHPVGAGPAPALTTYRPQFPGGTAAPAGRTLVDILEETTESFPEASALDDGHKSLSYTELLKAVKAFAARLNTLGLGRGDKIGVRIPSGTNELYIAILGILMAGAAYVPVDADDPDERARLVFGEAKVGAVIAAGLEIQLSGRAQEPVSTATKPGLDDDSWIIFTSGSTGTPKGVAVKHRSSAAFVDAEARIFLQAEPIGPQDRVLAGLSVAFDASCEEMWLAWRHGACLVPAPRALVRTGMDLGPWLINHGITIVSTVPTLAALWPAEALENVRLLIFGGEACPPELAERLAVDGREVWNTYGPTEATVVACAAPLGGPGPVRIGLPLDGWDLAVVDPQGVPVAEGEIGELIIGGVGLARYLDPAKDAEKYAPMTSLGWDRAYRSGDLVRFEAEGLIFMGRADEQVKLGGRRIELGEVDAALQSLPGVAGAAAAVQTTAAGNQILVGYLAPADGHEVSMEEARRLLGESLPAALIPLLTVVDSLPTKTSGKVDRHALPWPLAGAGATEAGNAPLNLPDDARWVVEQWEAVLGTPVSSLDADFFVYGGGSLAAAQLVSALRVRYPTITVADIYATPRVGALIEAARQSLPDGGLPGPAAERTVRPTALKSQIFQVLMGVPLHILVGMRWLTYLMAANKLLADFAGFAAAPVVSWWWIAVSWLIFVSPLGRMTISVVAAKVLLGKIQPGTYPRSGKTHLRLWLAEQIQDLSGAIGLASAPFVPYYARALGAKIGKDVHLHSLPPVTGLLSLGSGANIEPEVDLSGWWVDGDSVHIGQIHVGAGAVVGARSTLMPGATIGAGAHVDAGSAVLGKVKAGHLVAGSPAERRGKAKHEWPKTVSRRSVVDRFWLIAFASASALLALIPYISAFAGALVILAFIQGNESLQTALPQIALAVPLAALVWFFGNLILILVVARLLGLGLQEGYYRVRSRVGWQVWATERLLDMARDLLFPVYASLFTPMWLRLLGAKVGKNVEASTVLLVPKMTTIGDGAFLADDTMVASYELGGGWMKIAPAKIGKRSFLGNSGMTAAGRNVPKNSLVAVLSATPAKAKSGTSWLGSPPVRLRRTAVAADQTRTFQPPRRLKIARALWELCRLVPVILTVAIALSVMLVLDWIASGWGYWLAAVLGGVVMLAAGAVAALSSIVAKWVLVGTIRAGEHPLWSSFIWRNEVVDTFIEMVSAPWFARSAAGTPALVWWLRGLGAKIGRGTWCESYWLPEADLVTLGENSTVNRGCVVQTHLFHDRVMSLDTVTLGNGATMGPHGVILPAASIGNGGTVGPASLVMRGETVPAGSYWMGNPVSPWVGPSAQAPRLK
- a CDS encoding quinone oxidoreductase — protein: MTHAIVAQQPGGPEVLEYASVEIPKPGPGQLLIKVAAAGVNFIETYQRSGAYKVDYPFTPGAEAAGTVEAVGDGVEEFSIGDRIATAEGSRTYAEYAIVEASKALPVPDGVDDHTAAALPLQGITAHYLMNSSFRVEPGHTVLLHAGAGGVGLLLTQLLKARGARVITTVSSDEKAELSSLAGADEVLRYEGFADKVRELTDGQGVNVVYDGVGKDTFDDSLKSLRIRGAMVLFGAASGPVPPFDPQRLNAAGSLTLTRPTMAHFVQNAQERRWRSAEIFDAAANGTLAVRVGATYPLAEAAQAHRDLEGRRTTGKVLLVP